A single window of Methylobacterium nodulans ORS 2060 DNA harbors:
- the hpnK gene encoding hopanoid biosynthesis-associated protein HpnK, with protein sequence MTASPKRLVVTSDDFGLSPQVNEAVEAAHRTGILSAASLMVAAPAASDAVARAKRMPSLRTGLHLVMVEAWPLRPASELPDLVDADGLLRRDMGRLGLDLAVKPRARRQLAAEIRAQFEAYRATGLPLDHVNAHKHFHVHPVIAGLVLAIGRDYGMRALRVPREDRAVLRRAEPAVSPGLALDTAPWAAWLGHRARRAGLLVPDGVLGLAWSGRMTPARVAGLLRHLPDGLTELYAHPATAGGFPGEAPGYAYAEELAALTAPESRAAFAASGAVLGGFSDFLI encoded by the coding sequence ATGACCGCATCCCCCAAGCGCCTCGTCGTCACCTCGGACGATTTCGGCCTGTCGCCGCAGGTGAACGAGGCCGTCGAGGCGGCGCACCGGACCGGGATCCTCTCGGCCGCGAGCCTGATGGTGGCCGCCCCCGCCGCGTCCGACGCGGTGGCGCGGGCGAAGCGGATGCCGTCGCTGCGCACCGGGCTGCATCTCGTCATGGTGGAGGCATGGCCGCTGCGGCCGGCCTCGGAGCTGCCCGACCTCGTGGATGCCGACGGTCTCCTGCGCCGCGACATGGGGCGGCTCGGCCTCGACCTCGCCGTGAAGCCCCGCGCCCGCCGCCAGCTCGCGGCGGAGATCCGGGCCCAGTTCGAGGCCTATCGGGCCACCGGGCTCCCCCTCGACCACGTCAACGCGCACAAGCACTTCCATGTGCATCCGGTGATCGCGGGCCTCGTTCTGGCGATCGGCCGGGATTACGGCATGCGGGCCCTGCGCGTGCCGCGCGAGGACCGGGCGGTGCTGCGCCGGGCGGAGCCCGCTGTCTCGCCGGGACTCGCCCTCGATACGGCGCCCTGGGCCGCATGGCTCGGGCACCGCGCGCGACGCGCCGGGCTCCTCGTGCCGGACGGCGTCCTCGGCCTCGCCTGGTCCGGCCGGATGACGCCGGCCCGGGTTGCCGGCCTGTTGCGGCACCTGCCGGATGGCTTGACCGAGCTCTATGCGCATCCGGCGACGGCGGGCGGGTTCCCGGGCGAGGCGCCGGGCTACGCCTATGCGGAGGAGCTGGCAGCGCTCACGGCGCCGGAGAGCCGGGCCGCCTTCGCCGCCTCGGGCGCGGTGCTCGGCGGCTTCTCGGACTTCCTCATATAG
- a CDS encoding SDR family NAD(P)-dependent oxidoreductase produces MPDRLIGKVAIVFGAGSAGTGWGNGKAAAVAFAREGARVVCVDRIAGAAEETAHLIGEEGNEAEAIAADVTDSEAVARAVAFTERRFGGIDILHNNVGLAEPGGPEDLDEAAWLRAIEINVGGVWRTCRAVLPGMRARRRGAVVNISSVASIRCSGAPVFAYAAAKAAVNQATVAVAIQYARDGIRANAILPGLLDTSLRDDCRTAGTRDAGRDRLVPLGRLGEAWDIAHAAVFLASDEARFITGVCLPVDGGQSCCMAALS; encoded by the coding sequence ATGCCCGACCGCCTCATCGGAAAAGTCGCGATCGTCTTCGGCGCCGGCTCGGCGGGAACCGGCTGGGGCAACGGCAAGGCCGCGGCCGTGGCCTTCGCACGCGAGGGGGCGCGGGTCGTCTGCGTCGACCGGATCGCCGGGGCCGCCGAGGAAACCGCGCATCTCATCGGCGAGGAGGGGAACGAGGCCGAGGCCATCGCCGCCGACGTGACCGACAGCGAGGCGGTGGCGCGCGCAGTGGCCTTCACCGAACGGCGTTTCGGCGGGATCGACATCCTGCACAACAATGTCGGCCTCGCCGAACCGGGCGGCCCGGAGGATCTCGACGAGGCCGCGTGGCTTCGCGCGATCGAGATCAATGTCGGCGGCGTCTGGCGCACCTGCCGGGCGGTGCTGCCCGGGATGCGGGCGCGGCGCCGGGGCGCGGTCGTCAACATCTCGTCGGTGGCCTCGATCCGCTGCTCCGGCGCGCCGGTCTTCGCCTATGCGGCGGCCAAGGCTGCGGTGAACCAGGCGACGGTGGCGGTGGCGATACAATATGCCCGCGACGGCATCCGGGCGAACGCGATCCTGCCGGGCCTGCTCGACACCTCGCTGCGCGACGATTGCCGCACGGCCGGCACCCGCGATGCCGGGCGCGACCGCCTCGTGCCCCTCGGGCGGCTCGGCGAGGCCTGGGACATCGCGCATGCGGCGGTGTTCCTGGCCTCCGACGAGGCCCGCTTCATCACCGGGGTCTGCCTGCCCGTGGATGGCGGCCAAAGCTGCTGCATGGCGGCGCTGAGCTAA
- a CDS encoding phosphorylase codes for MIVVEDTTGPAGPHPVLAVTGLAREARLAAGPGVATLGAGGDPKRLRELLKERVRPGCRAVMSIGIAGGLDPDLAPGDVVVATGVVAAGHRQAAHPEVVRALALRLADAPFRVVRSDLAGVDAAVLSPYAKATLRTETGAAAVDMESHVAAAFAQAHGLPFCAVRVVCDPADRALPAAIAKALKPNGEPDVLAVLSALARRSAKVGGLVRLARDSSAAFASLGRCRALLGFGLGVPDFGELLRDVA; via the coding sequence ATGATCGTCGTCGAGGACACCACCGGCCCGGCCGGGCCGCATCCCGTGCTGGCCGTGACCGGTCTTGCCCGCGAGGCGCGCCTCGCCGCGGGGCCGGGCGTCGCCACTCTGGGCGCGGGCGGCGATCCGAAGCGGCTGCGGGAACTCCTGAAGGAGCGGGTCCGGCCCGGCTGCCGGGCGGTCATGAGCATCGGCATCGCGGGCGGGCTCGACCCGGACCTCGCCCCCGGCGACGTGGTGGTGGCGACCGGCGTCGTCGCGGCGGGCCACCGCCAGGCGGCCCATCCGGAGGTGGTCCGGGCCCTGGCCCTGCGCCTCGCCGATGCGCCGTTCCGGGTGGTGCGGTCGGATCTCGCGGGCGTCGACGCGGCCGTGCTGTCGCCCTACGCCAAGGCCACGCTGCGCACGGAGACGGGCGCCGCCGCCGTCGACATGGAATCCCACGTGGCGGCCGCCTTCGCGCAGGCGCACGGCCTGCCCTTCTGCGCGGTGCGGGTGGTGTGCGACCCCGCCGACCGGGCGCTGCCCGCCGCGATCGCCAAGGCCCTCAAGCCGAACGGCGAGCCCGATGTGCTCGCCGTCCTGTCGGCGCTGGCGCGCCGCTCCGCCAAGGTGGGCGGGCTGGTGCGCCTCGCCCGCGATTCCTCGGCGGCCTTCGCCTCGCTAGGCCGCTGTCGCGCGCTTCTTGGCTTCGGCCTCGGCGTTCCGGATTTCGGAGAGCTTCTGCGCGACGTTGCGTGA
- the hpnJ gene encoding hopanoid biosynthesis associated radical SAM protein HpnJ encodes MRTLFLQAPTFDGFDGGAGSRYQAKREIKSFWYPTWLAQPAALVENSKLIDAPPHNLKLADVTAQAKDFDLVVLHTSVPSFKQDVATVAALKAANPNLKAGLIGAKVAVDAQGSLEKAPVIDFVARNEFDFTCKEVAEGRDLSQIKGLSYRNASGVIVHNEDRPVMMDMDQLPFVTSVYKRDLVMENYFIGYLKHPYISFYSGRGCKSRCTFCLWPQTVGGHTYRTRSVGHVIEEIKYCLKAFPQTKEFFFDDDTFTDNLPRAEEIARELGKLGVTWSCNAKANVPRETLKVLRDNGLRLLLVGYESGNQQILHNIKKGMRVEVAERFTKDCHDLGIAIHGTFILGLPGETKETIQETIKFATRINPHTIQVSLAAPYPGTFLYKQAVENGWLDEANAELVDENGVQIAPLHYPHLSHTEIFNSVEDFYRKFYFRAPKIASIVGEMVRSPEMMKRRLREGVEFYRFLKERQAGGTAKAA; translated from the coding sequence ATGCGCACCCTCTTCCTTCAGGCCCCCACCTTCGACGGTTTCGACGGCGGCGCCGGCTCCCGCTATCAGGCCAAGCGCGAGATCAAGTCGTTCTGGTACCCGACCTGGCTCGCCCAGCCGGCGGCCCTCGTCGAGAACTCCAAGCTCATCGACGCGCCGCCGCACAACCTCAAGCTCGCGGACGTGACGGCGCAGGCCAAGGACTTCGACCTCGTCGTCCTCCACACCTCGGTGCCGTCCTTCAAGCAGGACGTCGCCACCGTCGCGGCACTGAAGGCGGCCAATCCCAACCTCAAGGCCGGCCTCATCGGCGCCAAGGTGGCGGTGGATGCGCAGGGGTCGCTCGAGAAGGCGCCGGTCATCGACTTCGTGGCCCGCAACGAGTTCGACTTCACCTGCAAGGAGGTCGCCGAGGGCCGCGACCTGTCGCAGATCAAGGGCCTGTCCTACCGCAACGCTTCCGGCGTCATCGTGCACAACGAGGACCGGCCGGTGATGATGGACATGGACCAGCTGCCCTTCGTCACCAGCGTCTACAAGCGCGATCTGGTGATGGAGAACTACTTCATCGGCTACCTCAAGCACCCCTACATCTCGTTCTATTCGGGCCGGGGCTGCAAGTCGCGCTGCACCTTCTGCCTCTGGCCGCAGACGGTCGGCGGCCACACCTACCGGACGCGGTCGGTCGGGCACGTGATCGAGGAGATCAAGTACTGCCTGAAGGCGTTCCCGCAGACGAAGGAATTCTTCTTCGACGACGACACCTTCACGGACAACCTGCCCCGCGCGGAAGAAATCGCCCGCGAGCTCGGCAAGCTCGGCGTGACCTGGTCGTGCAACGCCAAGGCGAATGTGCCGCGCGAGACCCTGAAGGTGCTGCGCGACAACGGCCTGCGGCTGCTCCTGGTCGGCTACGAATCCGGCAACCAGCAGATTCTGCACAACATCAAGAAGGGCATGCGGGTCGAGGTGGCCGAGCGCTTCACCAAGGATTGCCACGATCTCGGCATCGCCATCCACGGCACCTTCATCCTCGGCCTGCCGGGCGAGACCAAGGAGACGATCCAGGAGACGATCAAGTTCGCCACCCGGATCAACCCGCACACCATCCAGGTCTCGCTCGCCGCGCCCTATCCGGGCACCTTCCTGTACAAGCAGGCGGTGGAGAACGGCTGGCTCGACGAGGCGAATGCCGAGCTCGTGGACGAGAACGGTGTGCAGATCGCGCCGCTGCACTATCCGCACCTGTCCCACACCGAGATCTTCAACTCGGTCGAGGATTTCTACCGGAAGTTCTACTTCCGCGCTCCGAAGATCGCCTCGATCGTCGGCGAGATGGTGCGCTCGCCCGAGATGATGAAGCGCCGTCTGCGCGAGGGCGTCGAGTTCTACCGCTTCCTCAAGGAGCGGCAGGCGGGCGGCACCGCCAAGGCCGCGTAA
- the hpnI gene encoding bacteriohopanetetrol glucosamine biosynthesis glycosyltransferase HpnI: MDSTWISTLFLSLAVAGCVYALVAAWLAGRAARRRAPALAANAPRPSVTLMKPLCGAEPNLYENLTTFCRQDYAGAIQLIFGVQTAADPAIAVVNRLRAEHPALRIDLVIDPRQHGSNRKVSNLINMAGLIAHEIVVLADSDMVVAPDYLERIVAELVQPGVAGVTCLYHGVPAYRTVWAQLSTLAIDTQFLPNVLVGTGFRLAEPCFGSTIAFRAEALAAIGGFERVKDDLADDYALGAALRGAGGGIIAIPNFTIGHTCVDTSLSDLWRHETRWNRTIRNVDPAGYAGSLVTHAFPLALIGALMPDTSPQGLAIAALALTCRIVLCLCVERAFGLAPHPYWLLPIRDLVSFAGFAWCFVSGAVTWKGHDYRVVADGTLIPEPGLAQESGARST; encoded by the coding sequence ATGGACTCCACCTGGATCTCGACCCTGTTCCTCAGCCTCGCGGTGGCCGGCTGCGTCTATGCCCTCGTGGCGGCGTGGCTCGCGGGCCGCGCGGCGCGCAGGCGCGCGCCGGCGCTGGCGGCGAATGCGCCGCGTCCTTCCGTGACGCTGATGAAGCCGCTCTGCGGGGCGGAGCCGAACCTCTACGAGAACCTGACGACCTTCTGCCGCCAGGATTACGCAGGCGCGATCCAGCTGATCTTCGGTGTCCAGACCGCCGCCGATCCGGCCATCGCGGTGGTGAACCGCCTGCGGGCGGAGCACCCGGCCCTGCGCATCGATCTCGTGATCGATCCCCGCCAGCACGGCTCGAACCGCAAGGTCTCGAACCTCATCAACATGGCGGGGCTGATCGCCCACGAGATCGTGGTGCTGGCCGACAGCGACATGGTGGTGGCGCCCGATTACCTGGAGCGGATCGTCGCGGAGCTGGTGCAGCCCGGCGTGGCCGGCGTGACCTGCCTCTATCACGGGGTGCCGGCCTACCGGACGGTCTGGGCGCAGCTCTCGACGCTGGCCATCGACACGCAATTCCTGCCGAACGTGCTGGTCGGCACCGGATTTCGCCTTGCCGAGCCCTGTTTCGGCTCGACCATCGCGTTCCGGGCCGAGGCGCTCGCGGCGATCGGCGGGTTCGAGCGCGTGAAGGACGACCTCGCGGACGATTATGCGCTCGGCGCGGCGCTGCGCGGCGCCGGCGGCGGAATCATCGCCATCCCGAACTTCACGATCGGCCATACCTGCGTCGACACCTCGCTCTCCGACCTGTGGCGGCACGAGACGCGCTGGAACCGCACCATCCGCAACGTCGATCCGGCGGGCTATGCGGGCAGCCTCGTCACGCATGCCTTCCCGCTCGCCCTCATCGGCGCCCTGATGCCGGACACGAGCCCGCAGGGGCTGGCGATCGCCGCGCTCGCCCTCACCTGCCGCATCGTCCTGTGCCTGTGCGTGGAGCGCGCCTTCGGCCTCGCGCCCCATCCCTATTGGCTGCTGCCGATTCGCGACTTGGTCTCCTTTGCCGGCTTCGCGTGGTGCTTCGTCTCCGGCGCGGTGACTTGGAAAGGTCACGATTATCGCGTTGTGGCTGACGGCACGCTCATCCCCGAGCCGGGCCTCGCGCAGGAATCCGGCGCCCGCTCGACCTGA
- the ispH gene encoding 4-hydroxy-3-methylbut-2-enyl diphosphate reductase, with translation MRLVLAQPRGFCAGVVRAVETVERALAQSSGPVYVRHEIVHNGRVVADLKAKGARFVESLDEVPDGALTIFSAHGVPRAVEAEAEARGLPTIDATCPLVAKVHAEARRYAAQGRVLVLIGHAGHVEVEGTLGQVDGPVHLVGSVAEVAALDLSPETPVAYVTQTTLSVDDTRAIIAALAARFPDLVGPDTRDICYATQNRQTAVRALAEIADLILVVGARNSSNCNRLREIAGEAGRPSHLVEGAQDLDRIDLGQARTIGLAAGASTPETVVREVIAALQRRTPVAISALEGLEERVSFALPPGLGHG, from the coding sequence GTGAGACTCGTCCTGGCCCAGCCGCGGGGCTTCTGCGCCGGGGTGGTGCGGGCCGTCGAGACCGTGGAGCGGGCCCTGGCGCAGTCCTCGGGCCCGGTCTATGTCCGCCATGAGATCGTCCACAACGGACGCGTGGTCGCGGATCTGAAGGCGAAGGGCGCCCGCTTCGTCGAATCCCTCGACGAGGTGCCGGACGGCGCCCTCACCATCTTCTCCGCTCATGGGGTGCCGCGCGCCGTTGAGGCCGAAGCCGAGGCCCGCGGCCTGCCGACGATCGATGCGACCTGCCCGCTCGTCGCCAAGGTCCACGCCGAGGCCCGACGCTACGCCGCGCAGGGGCGCGTGCTGGTGCTGATCGGGCATGCGGGCCATGTCGAGGTGGAGGGGACGCTCGGCCAGGTCGACGGCCCGGTCCATCTCGTCGGCAGCGTGGCGGAGGTGGCGGCGCTCGACCTGAGCCCCGAGACCCCAGTCGCCTACGTGACCCAGACCACGCTCAGCGTCGACGACACGCGCGCGATCATCGCGGCCCTGGCGGCGCGCTTTCCCGACCTTGTGGGCCCCGACACGCGGGACATCTGCTACGCGACCCAGAACCGGCAGACGGCGGTCCGGGCGCTGGCCGAGATCGCCGACCTCATCCTCGTCGTCGGCGCGCGCAACTCCTCGAACTGCAATCGCCTGCGCGAGATCGCCGGCGAGGCCGGACGGCCGAGCCACCTCGTCGAGGGGGCGCAGGATCTCGACCGAATCGATCTCGGGCAGGCCCGGACCATCGGCCTCGCGGCCGGCGCCTCGACCCCCGAAACGGTCGTGCGGGAGGTGATTGCTGCGCTGCAGCGTCGCACCCCGGTTGCGATCTCGGCATTGGAGGGGCTCGAAGAGCGAGTTAGCTTTGCCTTACCGCCGGGTTTGGGGCATGGTTAG
- the hpnH gene encoding adenosyl-hopene transferase HpnH, translating into MGIPLRYVAKIGGYILKQHLTGRKRYPLVMMMEPLFRCNLACAGCGKIDYPDEILNKRLPVDEALESVRECGAPVVVIAGGEPLLHKDLPQIVEGIIAQKKFAIVCTNALLLEKKISQYKPSPYFTWSIHLDGDKEMHDKSVCQRGVYDKAVAAIKKAKDLGFRVTINCTFFNNSEAERIADFFDSVTRMGIDGITVSPGYAYERAPDQQHFLNRKATKELFRGVFRLGKQKGREKWTFQQSGLFLDFLAGNQSYHCTPWGNPTRTVFGWQKPCYLLGEGYAKTFKELMETTDWDAYGTGNYEKCADCMVHSGYEASSVVDSVRKPWKPLVFALKGIKTEGEMAPEISLENQRPAEFVFSRNVAQKLSEIRNAEAEAKKRATAA; encoded by the coding sequence TTGGGCATCCCCCTACGGTACGTCGCGAAGATCGGCGGCTACATCCTCAAGCAGCACCTCACGGGCCGCAAGCGCTATCCGCTCGTGATGATGATGGAGCCGCTGTTCCGCTGCAATCTGGCCTGCGCCGGCTGCGGGAAGATCGACTATCCGGACGAGATCCTGAACAAGCGTCTGCCGGTCGACGAGGCGCTCGAATCGGTTCGCGAGTGCGGCGCCCCCGTCGTCGTCATCGCGGGCGGCGAGCCTCTGCTGCACAAGGACTTGCCGCAGATCGTCGAAGGCATCATCGCGCAGAAGAAGTTCGCGATCGTCTGCACCAATGCGCTGCTGCTCGAGAAGAAGATCTCGCAGTACAAGCCGAGCCCGTACTTCACCTGGTCGATCCACCTGGATGGCGACAAGGAGATGCACGACAAGTCGGTGTGCCAGCGCGGCGTCTACGACAAGGCGGTGGCGGCGATCAAGAAGGCGAAGGACCTCGGCTTCCGAGTCACGATCAACTGCACCTTCTTCAACAACTCGGAAGCCGAGCGGATCGCCGACTTCTTCGACAGCGTGACCCGGATGGGCATCGACGGCATCACCGTCTCCCCCGGCTACGCCTACGAGCGCGCCCCCGACCAGCAGCACTTCCTCAACCGCAAGGCCACGAAGGAGCTTTTTCGCGGCGTGTTCCGCCTCGGCAAGCAGAAGGGCCGCGAGAAGTGGACCTTCCAGCAATCGGGCCTGTTCCTCGACTTCCTGGCCGGCAACCAGAGCTACCATTGCACGCCCTGGGGCAACCCGACCCGGACGGTCTTCGGCTGGCAGAAGCCCTGCTACCTGCTCGGCGAAGGCTATGCCAAGACCTTCAAGGAGCTGATGGAGACCACCGACTGGGACGCCTACGGCACTGGCAACTACGAGAAATGCGCCGACTGCATGGTGCACTCGGGCTACGAGGCGTCCTCGGTGGTCGATTCGGTGCGCAAGCCCTGGAAGCCGCTGGTCTTCGCCCTGAAGGGCATCAAGACCGAGGGCGAGATGGCCCCCGAGATCTCGCTGGAGAATCAGCGGCCGGCGGAGTTCGTGTTCTCACGCAACGTCGCGCAGAAGCTCTCCGAAATCCGGAACGCCGAGGCCGAAGCCAAGAAGCGCGCGACAGCGGCCTAG
- a CDS encoding MMPL family transporter, which translates to MIERLVALSVRQRWLVLGLAVAITLASALTAAHLFRINTDVERLISPDVSWRQDEIQFEQAFPQRSNLLVAVIDARTPEQADEAASRLAEALSKHKDRLPVVYRPDGGPFFDKNGFLLMSQKELEQTTERLVQQQGLLGPLAADPSLRGILQAMGLGAQGVKGGQAKIEDLTQPIGQLKDTFEAVLKGEPARLSWQLLLSGGKAETGDLRRFVITQPKLDFDELQPGADATALIRRTARELNLTPQNGVTVRLTGQVAVADDEFATLSDDAFLNNSVTVGAIVLFLWLALRSPSLVVAVMITTFAGLVVTAALGLLMVRELNPISVAFAALFVGLGIDFGIQFAVRYRADRFTQPDLAKAIRKAAHGVGWSLTLAAVSLLAGFFSFLPTDFRGVSELGLIAGVGMIVAYLFSLTLLPALIAVMKPPGEKEEVGTASLAKVDHWIIDNRKLVLVLTGLVTVAGLPLLYYLPFDSNPMHLRSSKVESVATYLDLAKDPQTSPNTIDVLVPNRDAAAPMAERLRALPIVARVVDINTFVPPDQDQKLATIEDAASVLGPVLNPPRVAPPPSDREVVAAIKSASTALRGIAGNGETGPQKEIVAFTETLDRLANATPALREAAAAATVPDLKGLLARLSGLLSPEKITLENLPEQIRSEWIAKDGRARLEVQPKGNSNDNAVLHRFSKEVLSVAPHATGAPIATTRSSGTILGSFIEAGLLALASIFIILSVALRRPWDVAMALGPLVLATLWTLEALYLIGMPLNFANIIAMPLMLAVGVAFHIYYVIAWRAGVADMLASSLTRAIFFSALTTGTAFGSLVLSSHPGTASMGKLLALSLFFTLLAAFFIVPAFLGPPPKPEEKGAPAKARKRAREPEGVVARRAV; encoded by the coding sequence GTGATCGAACGGCTCGTCGCGCTCTCCGTCCGCCAGCGCTGGCTCGTCCTCGGGCTGGCGGTCGCCATCACCCTCGCCAGCGCCCTCACGGCCGCGCACCTGTTCCGGATCAACACCGACGTGGAGCGGCTGATCTCCCCGGATGTCAGCTGGCGCCAGGACGAGATCCAGTTCGAGCAGGCCTTCCCCCAGCGCAGCAACCTGCTGGTGGCGGTGATCGACGCCCGCACGCCCGAGCAGGCCGACGAGGCCGCCTCCCGCCTCGCCGAGGCCCTGTCCAAGCACAAGGACCGCCTGCCGGTCGTCTACCGCCCCGATGGCGGGCCCTTCTTCGACAAGAACGGCTTCCTGCTGATGTCGCAGAAGGAGCTTGAGCAGACGACGGAGCGGCTGGTGCAGCAGCAGGGCCTGCTCGGCCCGCTCGCGGCCGATCCGTCCCTGCGCGGCATCCTGCAGGCCATGGGGCTCGGCGCCCAGGGCGTGAAGGGCGGGCAGGCCAAGATCGAGGACCTGACGCAGCCGATCGGCCAGCTTAAGGACACCTTCGAGGCGGTGCTCAAGGGCGAGCCCGCCCGGCTCTCCTGGCAGCTCCTCCTCTCGGGCGGCAAGGCCGAGACCGGGGATCTGCGCCGCTTCGTCATCACCCAGCCCAAGCTCGATTTCGACGAGTTGCAGCCGGGAGCCGACGCCACCGCGCTCATCCGCCGCACGGCCCGCGAGCTGAACCTGACGCCGCAGAACGGCGTGACGGTGCGGCTCACCGGGCAGGTGGCGGTGGCGGACGACGAGTTCGCGACCCTCTCGGACGATGCGTTCCTCAACAACTCGGTCACGGTCGGGGCGATCGTCCTGTTCCTGTGGCTGGCGCTGCGCTCGCCCAGCCTCGTGGTCGCCGTGATGATCACGACCTTCGCGGGCCTCGTCGTCACGGCGGCGCTCGGGCTCCTGATGGTGCGCGAACTCAACCCGATCTCGGTCGCCTTCGCGGCCCTGTTCGTGGGGCTCGGCATCGATTTCGGCATCCAGTTCGCGGTGCGCTACCGGGCCGACCGGTTCACCCAGCCGGACCTTGCCAAGGCGATCCGCAAGGCGGCGCACGGCGTCGGCTGGTCGCTGACGCTGGCGGCGGTCTCGCTGCTCGCGGGCTTCTTCTCCTTCCTGCCCACCGATTTCCGCGGCGTGTCCGAACTCGGGCTGATCGCGGGCGTCGGCATGATCGTCGCCTATCTGTTCTCCCTCACGCTGCTCCCGGCCCTCATCGCCGTGATGAAGCCGCCGGGCGAGAAGGAGGAGGTCGGCACCGCCTCGCTCGCCAAGGTCGACCACTGGATCATCGACAACCGCAAGCTGGTGCTGGTGCTCACCGGGCTCGTCACGGTCGCGGGCCTGCCGCTCCTCTACTACCTGCCCTTCGATTCGAACCCGATGCACCTGCGCAGCTCGAAGGTGGAATCGGTCGCGACCTATCTCGACCTCGCCAAGGACCCGCAGACGAGCCCCAACACCATCGACGTGCTGGTGCCGAACCGCGATGCCGCCGCCCCGATGGCCGAGCGGCTGCGGGCGCTGCCGATCGTCGCGCGGGTCGTCGACATCAACACCTTCGTGCCACCCGACCAGGACCAGAAGCTCGCCACGATCGAGGATGCGGCGAGCGTGCTCGGGCCGGTCCTGAACCCGCCCCGCGTCGCGCCGCCCCCGAGCGACCGCGAGGTGGTGGCGGCGATCAAGTCGGCTTCGACGGCCCTGCGCGGCATCGCGGGCAACGGCGAGACCGGGCCCCAGAAGGAGATCGTCGCCTTCACGGAGACGCTCGACCGCCTCGCCAACGCCACGCCGGCCCTGCGCGAGGCCGCCGCCGCCGCGACCGTGCCGGACCTCAAGGGCCTGCTCGCGCGCCTGAGCGGCCTGCTCTCGCCCGAGAAGATCACCCTCGAGAACCTGCCGGAGCAGATCCGGTCCGAATGGATCGCCAAGGACGGCCGCGCGCGCCTGGAGGTCCAGCCCAAGGGCAACTCGAACGACAATGCGGTGCTGCACCGCTTCTCCAAGGAGGTGCTGAGCGTCGCCCCGCACGCCACCGGCGCACCGATCGCCACCACCCGGTCGAGCGGCACGATCCTGGGCTCCTTCATCGAGGCCGGCCTCCTAGCCCTCGCCTCGATCTTCATCATCCTGTCGGTGGCCCTGCGCCGGCCCTGGGACGTCGCCATGGCGCTCGGGCCGCTGGTGCTCGCGACGCTGTGGACGCTGGAGGCGCTCTATCTCATCGGCATGCCGCTCAACTTCGCCAACATCATCGCGATGCCGCTGATGCTGGCGGTGGGCGTGGCCTTCCACATCTACTACGTGATCGCGTGGCGGGCCGGCGTCGCCGACATGCTGGCCTCCAGCCTGACGCGGGCGATCTTCTTCTCGGCGCTGACCACCGGCACGGCCTTCGGGTCGCTCGTCCTGTCGAGCCATCCGGGCACGGCGAGCATGGGCAAGCTGCTCGCGCTCTCGCTGTTCTTCACCCTGCTGGCGGCCTTCTTCATCGTGCCGGCCTTCCTCGGCCCGCCGCCGAAGCCCGAGGAAAAGGGCGCGCCCGCCAAGGCGCGAAAGCGTGCTCGGGAGCCGGAAGGCGTGGTGGCGCGGCGAGCCGTGTAG
- a CDS encoding ABC transporter substrate-binding protein yields the protein MRNRREILRAGLVTAGLAAVGFGLQPARAADDPAVATVRRMTEAFQEALKSPDVRGRVAVLTAPMAESFDLPAMLRLAIGSRWKNIPADKQAALIEAFGPYLTATYATRLSAAAGGRFRVPPKSEPRGSGRIVRSTAIDASGDESPVDYITNAEGKITDVYLQGTISEAGTLRTNFSDPLKSGGADALLEYMRKTTATMLAAPSPAPNPGSAPNAAVGGASDQPGAAKP from the coding sequence GTGCGGAATCGACGCGAGATCCTGCGCGCCGGCCTCGTCACGGCCGGCCTGGCGGCCGTCGGCTTCGGACTCCAGCCGGCCCGGGCCGCCGACGACCCGGCGGTCGCGACCGTGCGGCGGATGACCGAGGCGTTCCAGGAGGCCCTCAAGAGCCCGGACGTGCGCGGCCGCGTGGCCGTGCTCACGGCCCCCATGGCCGAGTCCTTCGACCTGCCCGCCATGCTCCGCCTGGCGATCGGCTCGCGCTGGAAGAACATTCCGGCCGACAAGCAGGCCGCCCTGATCGAGGCCTTCGGTCCCTATCTCACCGCCACCTACGCGACCCGCCTCTCCGCGGCGGCGGGCGGACGCTTCCGCGTGCCGCCGAAGAGCGAGCCGCGCGGCAGCGGCCGCATCGTGCGCAGCACCGCCATCGACGCGAGCGGGGACGAATCGCCCGTCGACTACATCACCAACGCCGAGGGCAAGATCACCGACGTCTATCTGCAGGGCACGATCAGCGAGGCCGGCACCCTGCGGACCAACTTCAGCGATCCGCTCAAGAGCGGCGGGGCCGACGCGCTCCTCGAATACATGCGCAAGACCACCGCCACGATGCTGGCGGCGCCCTCCCCGGCGCCGAATCCGGGTTCGGCGCCGAACGCCGCGGTCGGCGGCGCCTCGGACCAGCCCGGCGCCGCGAAGCCCTGA